GATGAAGGCGCTGCTCTCGCAAATGGAAGCGTCGGCTTCGATTCCGTATACGTTTCAAGACGAAGCGGCGGAGGACAACGCAGATCCGGCCGTGTTCGGCGTGCTGTTCCGCGTGCTGCAGGAAGCGATCACGAATATTATCCGCCATTCGCGGGCGTCCTCTGTGGAGGTTCGTCTGACGAAGGAGCGGGGATACCTGGTGCTGCGCATTCGCGACGACGGCGCCGCCGAGCCCGGCCGGCCGATCCGCGAAGGCTTCGGCCTGAAGACGATGAAGGCGCGCCTGGAGGAGAAGGGCGGCCGGCTGCGTTATGCGAGCCTGCCCCCGCACGGCTTTGAAATTACGGCCGAAATTCCGGCCGGCGGGGAGAAGCCGTCAGCCGACACGGAATAGGATGGATGACGATGACTTCGGACGACACGATCAAGGTGCTGCTCGCGGACGATCAGACGATGATCCGGCAGGGTTTTGCCTATGTCATTGGCCTGCAGCCGGATATGACGCTCGTCGGCGAAGCGGCCGACGGGAAAGAAGCGGTTCATCTTGCCGAGCGGCGCCGTCCCGACGTGATCCTGATGGATATCCGGATGCCCGGCATGTCCGGAATCGAAGCGGCGCGCGAAATCGCGAAGAAGGCTTCGGGCGCCAAGATCGTCATTTTAACGACCTTTGACGATGAAGAGTATATTTACCTCGGAATCCGAGCGGGGGCGATCGGCTACCTGCTGAAGGATGCGGATGTGGAGGAAATGCTCGCGGCCGTCCGCTCGGCGCACCGCGGCGAAGCTGTTTACAAGACGGGGCTGGCCGCCGAAGCGTTGTCGCGCGTCGTTTCCACCGGCCTGGTTTTCCCCGGTTCGGAGCCGCAGGAACCGCTTCTCGAGCCGCTGACGGAGCGCGAACGGGAAATTTTGCAGGAGATGGCTTATGGCCTTCGAAACGACCAGATCGCCCGAAAGCTGATGATCGCCGAAGGAACGGTCAAATCGCATGTCCACCGGATTTTGCAGAAATTCGGCTGCGAGGACCGGACGCAGGTGGTCGTCGCCGCGCTTCGGGGCGGAATGGTCCGTTAATCCGGCGCCGCAGGTGCCGAATCGAGGCTGGAACAAGATGTGATCGACAGGAAACGAGGGTGAGCGTATGGAGAACGAACAAACCATTTTGACGCCGGAAGGGTTCAAAAAAATCGAGGATGAGCTGCGGGTGCTTAAAAGCACCGGGCGGAGGGAGCTGGCTGAGCGGCTCAAGGTGGCGATCAGCTATGGCGACCTGAAGGAAAACAGCGAATACCATTCGGCCAAGGAAGACCAGGCGTTTATGGAATCGCGGATTCAGATGCTGGAGCGGATGCTGAAAAACGCCCGTGTCGTCGATACGGCCGGCATGAATCTCAGCGAAGTGAACATCGGGTGCGTCGTCACGCTGAACGACATCGAATTCGCCGAGAAGGTCGAGTACCGGATCGTCAGCCCGGCAGAGGCGGACGTGGCCGACAATAAAATTTCCTACGAAAGCCCGCTCGGCAAGGAGCTCCTGGGCAAGAAGGTCGGCGATACGATCAGCGTCGAGGCGCCTGTGGGCACTCTGCAGTACGAGCTGCTGGAGATCAAACTGGACTAAATATTTGCGAGGTTAAGCTCCGCCCCGTCCAAGGACGGGGCTTTTGTTTGCCGATTTGTTGAAAACGGCAAACAAGCGGCCTTTCCGGGCCGCTTACATTTTATATTTCTACAATTATAGAAACAAGAGTGAAAAAAACGCATTGATAAAATTCACTGGAGCAAATACGGCGCGTATTTCCGGGCGACGTCGAGGTTCATGCTGTAATAAATGTAGGTGCCGTCCTTGCGC
This genomic window from Paenibacillus humicola contains:
- a CDS encoding response regulator; this encodes MTSDDTIKVLLADDQTMIRQGFAYVIGLQPDMTLVGEAADGKEAVHLAERRRPDVILMDIRMPGMSGIEAAREIAKKASGAKIVILTTFDDEEYIYLGIRAGAIGYLLKDADVEEMLAAVRSAHRGEAVYKTGLAAEALSRVVSTGLVFPGSEPQEPLLEPLTEREREILQEMAYGLRNDQIARKLMIAEGTVKSHVHRILQKFGCEDRTQVVVAALRGGMVR
- the greA gene encoding transcription elongation factor GreA — protein: MENEQTILTPEGFKKIEDELRVLKSTGRRELAERLKVAISYGDLKENSEYHSAKEDQAFMESRIQMLERMLKNARVVDTAGMNLSEVNIGCVVTLNDIEFAEKVEYRIVSPAEADVADNKISYESPLGKELLGKKVGDTISVEAPVGTLQYELLEIKLD